Below is a window of Desulfosoma caldarium DNA.
GCCGCCGCGCTGGCCTGGGCCACGGTTTCCGGAATGTCCTTAGGATCGGTGCTCACGCCGCAGGAAAAAACCCCCGGCCGCGAGGTCTGCACGGGATCCATGGGGTCGGAGACGATAAAACCGAACCGATCAAGGGCCGCTCCAAGGCATTGCGCCGTTTCTTTGGTGGCCTCCGTTGCGGCGAGTCCCACGGACAGCACCACCATGTCAAAGATTTCCCTTTGCAGCGTGTTGTTCTCGTCCACATAGGAAATCTCCAGCCCATGGCCGTCCACGGTCTGGACCACACGGCTGATCTGGCTCCGCACGTAGCGCACGCCGTGCTGGGATTCCGCCCTTTGCCAATACCTTTCAAAGCCCTTTCCCATGGCTCTCAAGTCGATGTAGAAAATGGTGGTTTCCACATCGGGTTCATGGTCTTTGGTGACGATGGCCTGTTTCGTGGCGTACATACAGCAAACACTTGAGCAATAATCCCTTCCGATGGAAGTGTCCCGGGATCCCACGCATTGAATCCACGCTATTTTTTTGGGAACGGCGCCGTCGCTGGGTCGTTGCACATGCCCGCTCGTGGGACCCGAAGCGGCGAGAATTCGTTCATATTCCAGGCTGGTAATGACATTGGCGTAGCGGCCGTAGCCGTATTCGGGTTTCAGCGCGGCATCGAAGGGACGGTACCCGCAAGCGTAGATGATGGCCCCCACTTCCACCGTGTCCTCTCGTGGCATCATATGATGATCAATGGCTTGAGGCAGGCACGCTTCCACGCAACGGTAACACTCGCTGCACACGCCGCACTGCAGGCACCTTTGCGCCTCGGCTCGAGCCGTTTCTTCATCGAACCCCAACTGCACTTCTTCGAAGGAATGGATGCGTACTTTTGCGTCCAGCCGCGGCATGGAGGCCCGAGGCGCTCTGGGAACGGGTTTGTCCGGGCGTGGTGCCGTGCGGCTTGGAACGAAGCGCCCTTCCCGAAGATCCAGGCCCCGCAGATAGCGATCGATGGAGATGGCCACTTCCTTGCCGGCCGCGATGGCTTGCACCACGGTGGCAGGCCCTGAGGTCACATCCCCGCCCGCAAAAACGCCCGGTCGGTCCGTTTCATAGGTCACCGGATCAACGACAAAAGTCCCCCAGCGACTGACCGTGGGGCGACTTTCCGGGTCCATGGCATCGAGAACCGCTGGGTCGGTCATGAGGCCTACGGCGGCGATGACGCTGTCAATGGGCACCTGGTATTCGGATCCCGCCACGGGAATGGGCCGGCGTCGGCCGCTTTCGTCGGCTTCCCCCAATTCCATGCGAATGCATTCGAGGGCTGTCACATGCCCTTCGGCATTGCCGTGAATGGCCACCGGAGCTGCCAGAAAATGCATCTGAACCCCTTCGTGCAACGCTTCTTCCACTTCTTCCGGATTGGCCGGCATTTCTTCCCGACTTCTGCGGTAAAAAAGGTGCACTTCGTCGACTCCCAGGCGCACACAGGATCGAGCCACGTCCATGGCGCAGTTGCCGCCGCCGATCACCGCGACTTTGCGGCCGACGGGGGGCCTTTGGCCGGTGTTCAAGAGTTTGAGAAAACTGGTTCCTGTGTAGACTTCCTGCAGGGTTTCTCCGGGAATGTTGAGTTTGAGATCCTTTTGGGTGCCAATAGCCAGAAAGAAGGCTTCATAGCCTTGTTGGCGAAGGTCTTCCAATTGAAAATCTTTACCCAAAGCGGTGTTGGTGCGAATTTCCACGCCAAGCCTTTGAATGAAATCGATCTCGGCCTTGAGCACATGGCGGGGCAAACGGTATTCGGGAATGCCGTAGCGTAACCATCCGCCGGGCTCGGGCATGGCTTCAAAAATGGTCACGCTGTAGCCTTCCAGAGCCAGGTAGTAGGCGGCCGTCAAGCCGGCAGGGCCCGCCCCCACAATGGCCACGCGACGGCCGTTGAATTCCTTTTTGGGAGGCAAGGGCCCCGGGCCGTTCTGGGCTTCCCAGTCGGACACAAACCTCTTTAGAAAATCAATGGCTACAGGCTCGTCCACTGCGCCACGGCTGCACACGGTCTCACAGGGATGATGGCACACGCGGCCACACACGGCAGGCAGGGGATTGACCTTGCGAATGAGCTCCAAGGCCTCTCGGTACCGGCCCTGCGCGATGAGAGCGATGTAGCCCTGCACACTGATGCCCGCAGGACATGCCGCCTTGCACGGGGCCATGCCCTTTTTGTCGATGGCAAAGGTGGATGGAATAGCCTGAGGAAAATGACGGTAGATGGCCTTGCGGGTGTTGAGCCCCTGGTTGAAATCGGCCGGCATTTCCACGGGACACACGCGCTCACATTCACCGCACGCGGTGCAGCGGTCTTCCAGCACATAGCGCGGTTCGCGGCGCAGCGTCACCTGAAATCGCCCCGGTTCGCCGGCCAGCTCCGCGACCGTCGTTCGTGTGAGAATCTCGATGTTGGGATGGCTGGCCACTTCGATGAGTTTGGGCGAAATCATGCAGGTGGAGCAGTCGTTGGTGGGAAAGGTCTTGTCCAGCTTGGCCATGTTTCCACCGATGCTGATGTCCTTTTCCACCAGCAGGACGCGAAAGCCGCTGTTGGCCAAATCCAGGCTCGCTTGCATTCCCGCAATGCCGCCTCCAATGACCATGACCGAACCGTTCACGGACCCTGTGGATGCCGGTTGCGCGCTCATGACGCCTCCTTATCGTCGTCTCAGGTGCAGTCTTGCACGTGGAGTCGATGGCTTTCTTTCGGTCAAAGACCTACGGAAGTCAGGACGGGCTCGCCGTTCACCCTATGCCGTTTCATCCAGTCTCGCGCTTTGGTTTCTCCAAGGGCGAGGCCGATGAGGTCGGTGAAATAAAAAACGGGAAGGGATGAAGCGAGTCCCTGTTGCTGAACAATGCGGGGTTGGTACAGGTCCAGATTGGCATGGCACATTTGGCAGGAGACCACCACGGCGTGCGCGCCCTGATCCAGAGCCCTTTTCAGAAGCTTGCCCACGAGAGCCGACACCAAGTCCGGGCGAGCGACGGCGTGACTGGCACCACAGCAGTCGGTCTTGAAAGGCCAGTCTAGAACTTCCGCACCCACCGCTTCTAAAAGGCGATCCATGGTGGTGGGGTTTTCCCACGCCAAAGCATCGGTGATTTTCGGAGGCCGATTGACCATGCATCCATAGTAGCACACCGCCCGAAGACCGTGTAAAGGCCGAACGAGACGACGTTCAATTTCTCGCACAATGGATGGCTGACTGAAATAGTCCACCAGATCCCAAACACGAACCTGAGGATCCTCGTCAGCCCCCGCTGCCTGGGCTGCCTTTTTCTTCAAGGCTTTTTCTGCGGATTTTAAACGATTGTAGCAAAGGGCGCAGGGCGCTGTCAGGTCCTTGAGCCCCTGCTGGCGGGCGAGATGAAGGTTGCGGGCCGGCAAGGCCACCGACAGGTCATGGTCCAGACTGTGCGCGGCCGTGGCGCCACAGCAGTTCCAATCGTCCAGCTCCACAAGCTCAATGTCCAGCAGCCGACACACCCCTTCAATGGAGGCTGCGTAGTCGCGCGCCGTTCCTTCCAAAGAACATCCGGGATAGTAACCCACCGAAAACATACCCCTTCCTCCCTTGCGCCCCATCATAAAGACGCCGACGTGTCCTTTTTTTCTCGGCATTGTGTTGGCTTGGCAAAGAGGCGCTGTACCTCGGCAAGGTGGCGAACGCCTCGAGGTCTCAAAGGCAGTCGGCCTCGGCTCCACAACGCCACACCAAGGCGAATCTCGTCCCAGAGAGTTCCATCCGCGAGCTTGGCCTTCCAGGCGCCGCTGGAAAGCATGTAGCGCTGCATGAGGCCCGTTTCAAACACACGACCTCGTCGAGCGATATCTTCAAGGAAAGCTTTGTGAAAGGCATAGGTCAGGTTTTGGCGAGGATCCACCAGACCTTTGGCGTGGGCCTGCTGTTTGAGGTAGTCCATCAGGCCCGCGATGTCGATGTCGTTGGGGCATCGCGTTGTGCACGTCTCACAGGACGAACACACCCAGATGGTGGCACTGGAAAGCACCTTGTCTTCCAGGCCCAACAAAAGGTAGCGCACGATCTGGTCTGGGTAATAGTCCATGGCAAAGGTCAAAGGACACCCACTGGTGCACTTGCGGCACTGGTAGCACAACTCCGGCTGTATGCCGCTCAAGGCCAAAATCCGCTTTGTGGCGTCGTAGTTGGGCTCCAGCACGACTTCATCCATCACCTCGTTCATAGCCACCTCCAGGCAAAAAAAGAGAACGAGACCTCCGTCCCGTTCTCCTTAGGTAAAAGGCGTAAGCTTTTCGATGGCGCCTTGGCCCGAGAAGAAACCCTTCCTAAGGCGCAAGAAACTCTGCCACCAGCTGATCCCACTTGAGGTGCGGCACACTGCCATAGATGTCCTCAACCACCTCACCACCGGTTGCCGCCAGAGGAAGCTCGGTGTCCGGAGCCACCAAGGCTTCCAGCCGATGCACTTCAGCGCTGAGCCAGGTTCGCGCGGCCTGGTCGGCGTGGAGTTCCGCCAGATCTTTTTTGAGATGACGGGGCTCGACCACGACGAGCCACCCCTCGCCGTAAGGATCCTCCTTGATGATTTGAGGGTTCTCGACGGCCTTGTGGTTCCATGCCACCACCACACCGTCCACGGGGGCCACGAGCGGGGCGATCTTTTCTTCGCGTCGAAACGACCATGCCGCAGCGCCCCTTTCCAGGTGAACGCCCAACTTGGGTAGCCGAACATGAGTGATGTATCCTAACAAGTGCATGGTGAAATCATCAACTCCAAAACGCACCAATCCGCCATGATCCACTCGAGCCCAAGTGTGCCGAGGATGGTAATAATAGCCGTCGGCCAGCAAAAATCCCGAGATGTTCTGAAGCCTTGGCGTGCCAAGGACCTCGGTCATGGAGCGGTGTTCCAGCTCCTGATCAAATTCGCAGGTGGCGCATGCATAGGCGTTGCCGCAGTAGCGCACAGGCACGCGCCCCGTGATCATGTGCCGGCATTCCTTTTGCGTGTAGGTTTTTTCTTGATACGCGGAGCGCCATGCCTGAAAATGATGGTCACCGGTTTCCAGCCTTTGGGCCATGGCCTTGTCAAAGGCGCACGTGAGGCAATCGTAGGCATTGTCGCACAATTTGAAGTTGATGACACCGGCCTTCATCCACACACAGGGATGGTCTCCCTCGAGACCGAAAACGCGAACCCTGGCCTTTTTGTCGTGAATGGATTGCACCTTCATGATGATAACCTCCTTGTGTGGGTCGTCGGTTACCCCTAAGGGGAGCACAGAGCGTGCCAAACCTGGGGACACCAAAGAAGAACGCTGTGCCCTGAAAAAATGCCGATTCTAGCTCCATCACTTCAACGCACTGGGACCTCTTGGGCCCAAAGGCACGGCGGGTTATGCTGAAAAAAACAACACCCTGTTGTTTTTTTCGACAAAGATCTCCCGCGGCCTGATGGCCGCGATGGCGAAGACGTTTCACGGGCGCCGAGGAGGCACAACAATGACGGTCGATGGCACGGATCGGCCGATGCGCATTGCGGTCATTGGTGGGGGGCGCCGGTGCAAGGCGCTCTTGGAAATGATGGACCAGCGGCGCTTTCCGGGCCTCAGGGCGCAGATCGTTGCCGTGGCCGATCCCAATCAGGACGCCGTGGGGGTGCAGCGGGCCAAGGCCATGGGCATCATGGTCACGACGGACTACAAAGATTTCTACAAGATTCCCGATTTGGATCTGGTCATTCAGCTCACGGGCAAGGAAGAGCTGCTGGAGGATTTTATCAAACACAGCCCGGCCAAGGTGCGCGTGCTGGAGTCGGCCATTTCACGGCTGTTTGGGGACATCATTCGGTTTCAGGAAGAATCCCTTTTGCACGAACGTCAGCTGGAACTGGTGGAAGGGATTGTGGAAAGCATGTTTTCCAGCATTCGAGACCGAGTGGCCATTTTGCAACCGGACCGAAAGATCGTCGATGCCAATCGAGCCTTTCTCGATTGGGCGGGTCTCAGTAAGGAAGAAATTCTCGGCAAGTTTTGCCACCAGATTTCCCATCGATCTTTAGAACCCTGCCCTCATCCCTCTTCCCATTGCCCCTTGGAGGAATGCCTGCAAACGGGGAGCATCGGTCATGCCATTCATGAGCATTACGATCGAAACGATGAGGTGCGCTTCTGTGAGATCACCACCGTGCCGCTCAAAAGTCCGAATGGTTCGATAGAACTCATCTTGGAGGTGCAACGGGACATCACGGACGAACTGGAAAAAAAGCTGGAACAGAAAACGCAGGCCTTCAAGAGGAACCTGGCCCGCCTCATTCATGAAGACAAGATGATCGCCCTTGGAAAACTGGTGGCCAGTGCGGTTCATGAAATCAACAACCCCTTGTCCGGAATCCACGCCCTGGCACGGCTCATGCGGCGTCAATTGGAGGAAGGCTTATTGCCGGCTGATCTAGAACAGTTCAAATACTACCTGCAGCTCATCGACACGGAATCGGCTCGGTGCAGCACCATTGTGTCCAATCTGCTTTCCTTTTCCCGGCAGCACAAACTGGAGCGGCGCCTTTTTGATGTGAACAAGGTGATCCACGACGTGGTGCTGCTGAGCCGTCACCGCATGGAATTGCAGCACGTGTCGCTGGGGCTGGAGTTGGAGCAGGCATTGCCGGAAATCGAAGGGGATGCCGGGCAAATTCAACAGTGTTTCATCAACCTTATTTTCAATGCGCTGGAAGCCATGCCGGAGGGAGGGCGGTTGACGGTGCGCACGGCTCTGGATGCCAAGCGCCGAGAGGTGCGCGTGGAAGTGGAAGATACGGGCGTGGGCATTCCCAACGAGCTCATGTCGCAGATTTTTGAGCCCTTTTTCAGCACCAAGAATCAGGACAAAGGGGTGGGGCTGGGACTCTCTGTGGTGTACGGTATTGTGAAGGAACATCGCGGCAGCATTTACGTAAAGAGTAAAGTGGGAAAGGGCTCGTGTTTCATTATGCGCTTTCCCATTCCATCAAAAACCTCATGTCACGGGCGGGAACCTCAATGACCGGGCGCTTCAAGATCCTCGTGGTTGACGACGAGCTCATCGTGCGAGAATCCTTGGTGGGCTGGCTCAAGAAGGGGGGCTATGAAGTGACGGCTGCCTCAGGAGGCCGCGAAGCCCTCGAAGGACTGGAACGAGTTGGATATGATTTAATTTTTTTGGACATCAAAATGCCGGATATGAACGGCATTGATGTACTTAAGGAGATCAAGCAACGGTATCCCGGCACCATGGTGGTCATGATCACCGCCTACGGCTCTGTGGAAAGCGCCGTGGAAGCCATGAAGTTGGGCGCCAATGATTACCTGATGAAACCCTTTGAGCCGGAGCAACTGAGCCTTTTGGTGGAAAAACTGCTCCAGCACAAGAGACTCATCGACGAAAACATTTTGCTTCGAGAACAGATGGCTACGGCGGTGGTGGAACGGTATCAGGACATGATCGGTGTGTCCTCGGCCATGCAGGCCCTTTTTGAAATGGTGGAAAAAGTGGCCGCCGTGGATTCTCCGGTGCTCATCAAGGGCGAAACGGGTACAGGCAAGGAATTGGTGGCCAAGGCCATTCATGCGCGTAGCCCTCGCCGCTATGGACCCTTCATTGCCATCAACTGCGGCGCCTTTACGGAAAGCCTTTTGGAGAGCGAACTCTTCGGCCATGAAGTGGGTTCTTTTACGGGCGCGGTCAAGGCCAAGAAAGGGCGACTGGAACTGGTGCGCGGCGGCACCCTGTTTCTTGACGAAGTCGGCGAGATTCCCATGAAGATGCAAGTGGATCTGCTGCGCGTTTTGGAAGAACACAGAATGCATCGGGTCGGAGGGACTCGCGACATACCCGTGGATTTTCGCCTTATTTCCGCAACCCATCGAGACTTGGGCAAAGCCATGGAGGAAGGCTACTTTCGGCGGGATTTTTACTTCAGACTCAATGTGGTGGAGCTGGAAGTACCGCCGCTGCGAGCCCGCCGAGAGGATATTCCTCTGTTGGCGGACTTTTTTCTGCGCCGTTTTCGAAGGGAGACCAACAAGCCCGTGGAAGGCTTGGACAAGAAGGCCGTGGAGCTTCTGTGTGCGTACGATTGGCCCGGCAATGTGCGGGAATTGGAAAATGCCGTGGAAAGAGCCGTCGTGCTGGCCCAGGGAAGAATCTTGACCGAGGACGATTTCGCTTTTTTGCGAAAGACCTATGGGGCTGTGGAACCCCAATCCCTGGAAGATATGGAAAAGCTGCACATTCAGCGTATTCTCAACCGATGCCGTGGCAACATCAGCCAGGCGGCACGTATGCTCAAGATCAACCGCACGACCCTTCACAATAAGATTAAAAAGTACGGACTGCAGGGGACCGCGTGAAAGCCGGCGCCGAAGACGTTGAGGGTATAGCCCAAAGACGGCATGGGGCCGCCATCGCCGTGCTCCCCATGGGGGATGTGGGGGAAGCGGCCGTGCGCGTCGTAGCGGCCAATGTGCAGACGGTGCTGGGCTTGCCGACGGATAGATTGCCTCGGATTCCTGTACCTGAGACGTGCTATGTGCCGGAAAGGCGTCAATACGACGCGGCCAGAATTATCGCTTACCTTCAGAGCTGGAGCGCCGGGTTGCCGCACTTGAAAATTCTGGCCCTGCTGGCCTTGGACATGGGTGTTCCCATTTTGCGCTTCGTGTTCGGAGAAGCGCAACTGGGTGGGCGCTGCGCCGTGGTCTCGAGCTTTCGTCTGCGCCGCAACCCAGACGGCACGGATGTGGGACTGGAACATTCCTACGAAAGATTGGCCAAAGTAGCCCTTCACGAAACGGGACACACCTTTTCGCTTTTTCATTGCGACGATCCCCGATGCCTGATGCATTTTGCCCCGAGCGTGCAGCACCTGGACCGGATTCGCCTCTTTTTTTGTTCTCGCTGTGATTTTTTGTGGAAAGAAACTCGCAAATCTCTGGCCTTGGAGCCGGTTTTGGGAAAACGCGGCATGACCCCTCAGGCACCTTGACAACAAAAAGCCCATTAGATATAGGTGTATCTGTGAAAAATATTGCATTACCCACGCCCCACACGCCATGGGCACCTTTGTGACGGCCCAGAGCGTCCGTGGCCGCATCCCACAGTGAGTGATCGATGACCGACTTTGAACCGAAAATTGTGGCTTTTTGCTGCATGTATTGAGCCTACACGGCAGCGGACCTGGCAGGTTCCATGAGGCTCAACTATCCCCCCAACGTGCGCATTGTCAGCGTGCCCTGCACGGGCCGAGTGGACATGATTCACCTGTTGAAAGCCATTGAGACGGGCGCAGACGGGGTCTATGTGGCCGGCTGCATGGAAGGAGAATGCCATTTTCGCAATGGCAACATCAAGGCCAAGCGGCGGGTCATGGCGGTCAAGAGAATTTTGCAGGACGTGGGGTTGGAGCCGGAACGAGTGGAAATGTTCAACGTGTCGGCCTCCGACGGCCCTCGATTTGCGGCCATCGCGCGGGAGATGACGGAGCGGATTCGAGCCCTGGGTCCCAGCCCTTTGCGGGGATCCGAGGAATGTGTTGCGTGGATGGAGGCCGGTTGATCGGCTGACGTTTTGGGAAGGCTGTAAGCCAACGCGCATTGGGGGTGCGGACGTATTCGGCCCGCATCACGGGTGACAGACCAGTCCGCGGGTGTGCGGCATCCGAGGACGCGCCAAGGGAGGGAAGGATTTATGGTTGTTGCCGAAAGAAAACCCATCGAGGAAATCCTTGCGATGG
It encodes the following:
- a CDS encoding CoB--CoM heterodisulfide reductase iron-sulfur subunit B family protein — translated: MFSVGYYPGCSLEGTARDYAASIEGVCRLLDIELVELDDWNCCGATAAHSLDHDLSVALPARNLHLARQQGLKDLTAPCALCYNRLKSAEKALKKKAAQAAGADEDPQVRVWDLVDYFSQPSIVREIERRLVRPLHGLRAVCYYGCMVNRPPKITDALAWENPTTMDRLLEAVGAEVLDWPFKTDCCGASHAVARPDLVSALVGKLLKRALDQGAHAVVVSCQMCHANLDLYQPRIVQQQGLASSLPVFYFTDLIGLALGETKARDWMKRHRVNGEPVLTSVGL
- a CDS encoding sigma-54-dependent transcriptional regulator, yielding MTGRFKILVVDDELIVRESLVGWLKKGGYEVTAASGGREALEGLERVGYDLIFLDIKMPDMNGIDVLKEIKQRYPGTMVVMITAYGSVESAVEAMKLGANDYLMKPFEPEQLSLLVEKLLQHKRLIDENILLREQMATAVVERYQDMIGVSSAMQALFEMVEKVAAVDSPVLIKGETGTGKELVAKAIHARSPRRYGPFIAINCGAFTESLLESELFGHEVGSFTGAVKAKKGRLELVRGGTLFLDEVGEIPMKMQVDLLRVLEEHRMHRVGGTRDIPVDFRLISATHRDLGKAMEEGYFRRDFYFRLNVVELEVPPLRARREDIPLLADFFLRRFRRETNKPVEGLDKKAVELLCAYDWPGNVRELENAVERAVVLAQGRILTEDDFAFLRKTYGAVEPQSLEDMEKLHIQRILNRCRGNISQAARMLKINRTTLHNKIKKYGLQGTA
- a CDS encoding 4Fe-4S dicluster domain-containing protein — encoded protein: MNEVMDEVVLEPNYDATKRILALSGIQPELCYQCRKCTSGCPLTFAMDYYPDQIVRYLLLGLEDKVLSSATIWVCSSCETCTTRCPNDIDIAGLMDYLKQQAHAKGLVDPRQNLTYAFHKAFLEDIARRGRVFETGLMQRYMLSSGAWKAKLADGTLWDEIRLGVALWSRGRLPLRPRGVRHLAEVQRLFAKPTQCREKKDTSASL
- a CDS encoding hydrogenase iron-sulfur subunit, producing the protein MTDFEPKIVAFCCMYUAYTAADLAGSMRLNYPPNVRIVSVPCTGRVDMIHLLKAIETGADGVYVAGCMEGECHFRNGNIKAKRRVMAVKRILQDVGLEPERVEMFNVSASDGPRFAAIAREMTERIRALGPSPLRGSEECVAWMEAG
- a CDS encoding ATP-binding protein, which produces MTVDGTDRPMRIAVIGGGRRCKALLEMMDQRRFPGLRAQIVAVADPNQDAVGVQRAKAMGIMVTTDYKDFYKIPDLDLVIQLTGKEELLEDFIKHSPAKVRVLESAISRLFGDIIRFQEESLLHERQLELVEGIVESMFSSIRDRVAILQPDRKIVDANRAFLDWAGLSKEEILGKFCHQISHRSLEPCPHPSSHCPLEECLQTGSIGHAIHEHYDRNDEVRFCEITTVPLKSPNGSIELILEVQRDITDELEKKLEQKTQAFKRNLARLIHEDKMIALGKLVASAVHEINNPLSGIHALARLMRRQLEEGLLPADLEQFKYYLQLIDTESARCSTIVSNLLSFSRQHKLERRLFDVNKVIHDVVLLSRHRMELQHVSLGLELEQALPEIEGDAGQIQQCFINLIFNALEAMPEGGRLTVRTALDAKRREVRVEVEDTGVGIPNELMSQIFEPFFSTKNQDKGVGLGLSVVYGIVKEHRGSIYVKSKVGKGSCFIMRFPIPSKTSCHGREPQ
- a CDS encoding NAD(P)-binding protein; its protein translation is MSAQPASTGSVNGSVMVIGGGIAGMQASLDLANSGFRVLLVEKDISIGGNMAKLDKTFPTNDCSTCMISPKLIEVASHPNIEILTRTTVAELAGEPGRFQVTLRREPRYVLEDRCTACGECERVCPVEMPADFNQGLNTRKAIYRHFPQAIPSTFAIDKKGMAPCKAACPAGISVQGYIALIAQGRYREALELIRKVNPLPAVCGRVCHHPCETVCSRGAVDEPVAIDFLKRFVSDWEAQNGPGPLPPKKEFNGRRVAIVGAGPAGLTAAYYLALEGYSVTIFEAMPEPGGWLRYGIPEYRLPRHVLKAEIDFIQRLGVEIRTNTALGKDFQLEDLRQQGYEAFFLAIGTQKDLKLNIPGETLQEVYTGTSFLKLLNTGQRPPVGRKVAVIGGGNCAMDVARSCVRLGVDEVHLFYRRSREEMPANPEEVEEALHEGVQMHFLAAPVAIHGNAEGHVTALECIRMELGEADESGRRRPIPVAGSEYQVPIDSVIAAVGLMTDPAVLDAMDPESRPTVSRWGTFVVDPVTYETDRPGVFAGGDVTSGPATVVQAIAAGKEVAISIDRYLRGLDLREGRFVPSRTAPRPDKPVPRAPRASMPRLDAKVRIHSFEEVQLGFDEETARAEAQRCLQCGVCSECYRCVEACLPQAIDHHMMPREDTVEVGAIIYACGYRPFDAALKPEYGYGRYANVITSLEYERILAASGPTSGHVQRPSDGAVPKKIAWIQCVGSRDTSIGRDYCSSVCCMYATKQAIVTKDHEPDVETTIFYIDLRAMGKGFERYWQRAESQHGVRYVRSQISRVVQTVDGHGLEISYVDENNTLQREIFDMVVLSVGLAATEATKETAQCLGAALDRFGFIVSDPMDPVQTSRPGVFSCGVSTDPKDIPETVAQASAAAASAQCLLASARHSRTTPPMTVEERSMPGDIPRIGVFVCHCGINIAGVVDVKAVADYAATLPNVVHAENLLFTCSTDSTEKIKRIIQEKNLNRVVVASCSPRTHEPLFQECLREAGINKYLFEMANIRDQCSWVHGTTPEEATKKSKDLVRMAVAKALFLEPLHEMPVSVIQKALVIGGGMAGMTAARYIADQGFYTYLVEREAELGGQARAWIRFHPSGVDVTQAVSQTIETVRHHPNIEVLTASEILSFEGHTGHFISRVKTPQGERILEYGAMVVATGGEEYRPKEYGYGEDPRVVTQLQLQKRLADEAHGLDNLSHVVMIQCVGSRDEERPYCSRVCCTAAVVNALRIKEKYPTAHVTILYRDIRTFGTRELYYRQAREAGVRFLRYRPERKPQVSFGQDGVHVQVFDQNLREKIHLRCDLVVLSAAIVPRASHGDLAALFKLSTDADGFFMEAHVKLRPLDFASPGLYLCGLAHSPKFLEESIAQAKGAAARAATVLSQKQLFVGGRVAVVDPAKCAVCLTCVRTCPYEVPVVVTATHSVRRSAYIDPAKCQGCGACVAECPGKAIQLQHFTDVQLLHKAEAAVCQDITQRA
- a CDS encoding zinc metallopeptidase, whose translation is MKAGAEDVEGIAQRRHGAAIAVLPMGDVGEAAVRVVAANVQTVLGLPTDRLPRIPVPETCYVPERRQYDAARIIAYLQSWSAGLPHLKILALLALDMGVPILRFVFGEAQLGGRCAVVSSFRLRRNPDGTDVGLEHSYERLAKVALHETGHTFSLFHCDDPRCLMHFAPSVQHLDRIRLFFCSRCDFLWKETRKSLALEPVLGKRGMTPQAP
- a CDS encoding glycine cleavage system protein H: MKVQSIHDKKARVRVFGLEGDHPCVWMKAGVINFKLCDNAYDCLTCAFDKAMAQRLETGDHHFQAWRSAYQEKTYTQKECRHMITGRVPVRYCGNAYACATCEFDQELEHRSMTEVLGTPRLQNISGFLLADGYYYHPRHTWARVDHGGLVRFGVDDFTMHLLGYITHVRLPKLGVHLERGAAAWSFRREEKIAPLVAPVDGVVVAWNHKAVENPQIIKEDPYGEGWLVVVEPRHLKKDLAELHADQAARTWLSAEVHRLEALVAPDTELPLAATGGEVVEDIYGSVPHLKWDQLVAEFLAP